Proteins from a genomic interval of Sphingobacterium sp. SYP-B4668:
- the fabD gene encoding ACP S-malonyltransferase, which translates to MKTAYVFPGQGAQFVGMGQDLYNLNDDTKALFEQANDILGFRITDIMFSGTDEELKQTKVTQPAIFLHSVILAKALGDSFQPSMVAGHSLGEFSALVSAGALSFEDGLKLVAKRANAMQKATELEPSTMAAILGLEDGIVEEICAKVEDTVVAANYNCPGQVVISGTVAGVDKACELLLEAGAKRALKLNVGGAFHSPLMEPARLELQAAIEAVEIQSPICPIYQNINAQPQTAPEVIKENLIAQLTGAVRWTQTVQQIIADGVEGFVEVGPGNVLQGLVKKVDRQMPTSAATVA; encoded by the coding sequence ATGAAAACAGCTTACGTTTTTCCGGGTCAGGGAGCTCAATTTGTGGGTATGGGCCAAGATTTATACAATTTGAACGATGATACAAAGGCGCTATTCGAGCAAGCAAATGATATCCTTGGATTTCGCATTACAGATATTATGTTTTCGGGTACAGACGAAGAGTTGAAACAGACCAAAGTCACTCAGCCTGCGATTTTCTTACACTCCGTTATATTGGCCAAAGCTTTAGGCGATAGTTTTCAACCCAGTATGGTTGCGGGACATTCACTTGGAGAGTTTTCGGCACTTGTATCAGCAGGAGCACTGTCCTTTGAAGATGGGTTGAAGCTTGTCGCCAAACGCGCTAACGCTATGCAAAAAGCTACCGAATTGGAGCCTTCTACCATGGCAGCGATCCTGGGATTAGAAGATGGCATCGTTGAGGAAATTTGTGCTAAAGTAGAAGACACTGTTGTCGCTGCAAACTACAATTGCCCAGGGCAAGTCGTTATCTCCGGCACTGTAGCAGGGGTAGACAAAGCATGTGAATTGTTGTTGGAAGCTGGGGCAAAGCGCGCGTTGAAATTAAACGTGGGTGGTGCTTTCCATTCTCCTTTAATGGAGCCAGCACGATTGGAGCTTCAAGCAGCGATAGAAGCCGTTGAAATTCAGAGCCCCATATGTCCGATTTATCAGAATATCAATGCGCAACCTCAGACAGCTCCCGAAGTGATCAAGGAAAATTTAATAGCCCAGTTGACTGGTGCTGTTCGCTGGACGCAAACCGTTCAACAAATAATTGCTGATGGTGTTGAGGGATTTGTTGAAGTAGGTCCAGGAAATGTATTGCAAGGACTGGTTAAGAAAGTCGATCGTCAAATGCCGACTTCAGCAGCTACGGTCGCCTAG
- a CDS encoding M16 family metallopeptidase, with translation MEYEIIRLSNGIRVVLYPQSTPITHTCLIVNAGSRDEEEGKFGVAHFIEHLLFKQTERRNTTQILNRLEAVGGDLNAYTTKEYTCIHASILNPYLSRALDLFEDLIFHSTFPEVEMEKEKGVIQDEMASYLDSPEDAIIDDFEDLMFAGSGLGHNILGVEEQLVGLNIEDIRQFIQRNYSTHEIVIGITGDYTRTSIERMVERLFGNIASTKGVRQREGLYTENTQHLVSAKPINQVHYMLGRQAYSIRDERKTGLLLLNNMLGGLGMSSILNLSIREKHGIAYTIESNYTMFSDTGIFSIYLGTDEEKVKKAKSLVFKELHKLRSRALSASQLQKSKDKFKGQIALAEENRMSMIIAVAKNVLDYDRVVPLEEVFYKIDQVTLLQAQEICADIFDPDKMCSLSFIPTDES, from the coding sequence ATGGAATATGAGATTATTCGTTTATCAAATGGTATAAGGGTGGTATTATACCCCCAGTCCACACCCATTACGCATACTTGTTTGATTGTAAATGCAGGGTCACGGGATGAGGAGGAGGGTAAGTTTGGCGTCGCGCATTTTATTGAACATCTACTTTTCAAGCAGACAGAGAGGCGGAATACCACTCAGATTCTTAACCGCCTTGAGGCAGTGGGGGGAGATTTGAATGCCTATACTACAAAAGAATATACATGTATCCATGCGTCCATATTAAATCCTTATTTAAGTCGAGCATTAGATTTATTCGAAGATTTAATTTTTCATTCTACCTTTCCCGAAGTGGAAATGGAAAAGGAAAAGGGCGTCATCCAGGATGAAATGGCCTCTTATTTGGACAGTCCCGAAGATGCTATAATCGATGATTTTGAAGATTTGATGTTCGCAGGCTCTGGCCTTGGGCATAATATTTTGGGAGTAGAAGAGCAATTGGTAGGATTGAATATAGAAGATATCAGACAGTTCATCCAACGCAATTACAGTACCCACGAGATTGTTATTGGAATCACAGGTGACTATACGCGAACATCTATAGAACGAATGGTCGAACGTCTATTCGGGAACATTGCTTCTACAAAAGGAGTACGTCAACGGGAGGGATTATACACTGAAAATACACAGCATCTAGTATCGGCAAAGCCTATCAATCAAGTGCATTATATGTTAGGTAGGCAGGCCTACAGCATTCGTGACGAACGAAAGACAGGCTTGCTATTACTCAATAATATGTTGGGCGGATTGGGAATGAGCTCGATATTGAATCTCTCCATACGCGAGAAACATGGGATTGCCTATACCATCGAGTCCAACTACACTATGTTTTCGGATACCGGTATATTTTCTATTTATTTAGGGACAGATGAAGAGAAGGTGAAAAAAGCGAAATCCCTTGTTTTTAAGGAACTGCACAAGCTTCGTAGTAGGGCGCTCTCTGCAAGTCAGCTGCAAAAGTCTAAGGATAAATTCAAGGGACAGATTGCCCTCGCCGAAGAGAATCGCATGAGCATGATTATCGCCGTCGCTAAAAATGTACTGGACTATGATCGTGTGGTGCCTTTGGAGGAAGTCTTTTACAAAATAGATCAAGTGACATTGTTGCAAGCACAGGAGATTTGTGCAGATATTTTTGACCCTGATAAGATGTGTTCCTTGAGTTTTATACCTACGGACGAGTCCTAA
- a CDS encoding TonB-dependent receptor, producing MLKHCSSIFILFCFTILTTFGQTNKTVQGFLRDKKSRVVAGASVTLVSDKDSVSTSSSMAGLYSFNNIKGEKFRIKVSSIGYEPFENEYTFTTGQSNLTIPSFELIPMSTMLEEVVVDGVPTVVVKTDTLEYTTRNLKLRDGALVEDALKKLEGVEVDKDGTVTAQGEQIKRIRINGKDFFGGDVKTATQNLPADIIEKIQVIDDYGDMANLTGNKTGDAEKILNIQIDPEKNNGYTTMLRMGYGTDDRYQATGMFMKMKEGMQISAIGNLNNINAPLFDFNTQGGGARRRQGGGGSRGGGMFGGSNGITNTRSFGLNYRQDFNDKVTVYGSYSFSHDDNDVISSSLNKFTYPDSVLNRNTESTTNTIGNSHRLEANLEWKPTQNDYIKITPQLSYGRTTTDGYSYNENLLNDVLYNTEANTSNSIAKNPNLGFSGLYNRKLNDKGRNIFFNMNINSSGTKQDQDRIIETLVGDPNNANMTMDSLYRKTLLELDNKSWNGGASLSYIEPVSQFGKIEVSYDYNVNTYDNNRTQEAFNEDGSSLEDDIYTFERVYDYSFSTHRFGANYNFNNDKIKYAIGASVQPSILDGEAQVDGNTININRKGFNFIPIARFEYKFNRQKNLQINYSGNSNEPSITQIQPFTDNSNPTSIVTGNPDLAAEFRHNLRFRYNASDFQKGKTFFVMLNGTLTQDKIVSNNLRARDPELGIIQEINYLNEDGAFSLNSFYHYGRSFKSKTYNLNFMGGIGYNNNPSYTDGELNLAKNWTLNQGVMFRYNPSENLEIGPGFRYSLNHNNNTLNNRTVVMQSYAPTLIGSVNISPTLIFGADLSKTFNDGNAYSENPFIINTYVEKKFLKANRATLRLQAYDLLNEQTNISRTINDIQITDSRTNRLGRYFILMFTYKLSKFAGGVAPQEDSGFPGGMRRPRM from the coding sequence ATGCTTAAACATTGTTCATCCATTTTTATTCTCTTTTGCTTCACGATTTTGACCACTTTCGGACAGACGAATAAGACCGTTCAGGGATTTTTACGGGACAAAAAATCTCGGGTAGTCGCTGGTGCATCGGTGACCCTCGTGTCGGATAAAGACTCCGTCTCGACGAGTTCGTCGATGGCAGGTCTATATTCTTTTAACAATATCAAGGGCGAAAAATTTAGGATTAAGGTCAGCAGTATCGGCTATGAACCTTTTGAAAACGAGTACACGTTCACGACAGGTCAATCCAATTTGACTATTCCCAGTTTCGAATTGATTCCGATGAGTACCATGCTCGAAGAAGTAGTGGTCGATGGGGTCCCAACGGTGGTAGTCAAGACTGACACGTTGGAATACACCACGCGCAATCTTAAACTGAGAGATGGGGCATTAGTAGAAGACGCATTGAAAAAACTGGAAGGTGTCGAAGTGGATAAAGATGGCACGGTGACCGCGCAAGGCGAGCAGATTAAGCGTATCCGAATCAATGGTAAGGACTTTTTTGGTGGAGATGTCAAGACGGCTACTCAAAATTTACCCGCTGATATCATCGAGAAGATTCAAGTAATCGATGATTATGGTGATATGGCTAATCTGACAGGTAATAAAACCGGAGATGCGGAGAAAATCTTGAATATCCAGATCGATCCCGAGAAAAACAATGGATATACCACCATGTTGCGGATGGGTTATGGTACTGACGATCGGTATCAAGCTACGGGAATGTTTATGAAAATGAAAGAAGGCATGCAGATTTCTGCTATTGGTAACTTGAATAATATCAATGCTCCGCTTTTTGATTTCAACACACAGGGAGGCGGTGCTCGAAGACGCCAAGGTGGTGGTGGGTCTCGAGGTGGTGGTATGTTTGGCGGATCTAACGGAATCACCAATACACGGTCCTTCGGTTTGAACTACCGTCAGGATTTCAATGATAAAGTGACCGTATACGGTAGTTATAGCTTTAGTCATGACGATAACGATGTGATATCTTCTAGTTTAAACAAATTCACTTATCCAGACTCCGTGCTGAATAGGAATACGGAGTCGACCACTAATACAATAGGTAATTCGCACAGATTGGAAGCCAATCTAGAGTGGAAACCTACACAAAACGATTATATTAAGATCACTCCCCAATTGTCCTATGGCAGGACAACGACGGATGGCTACAGCTATAATGAAAATTTGCTGAACGATGTCCTCTATAATACCGAAGCCAATACTTCCAACAGTATTGCAAAGAATCCTAATCTAGGGTTCAGTGGCCTTTACAATAGGAAATTAAATGATAAGGGGCGGAATATCTTCTTCAATATGAATATCAATTCATCAGGAACGAAGCAAGATCAAGATCGTATTATTGAAACATTGGTCGGTGATCCCAACAATGCCAATATGACGATGGATAGCTTGTATCGAAAGACATTATTGGAGCTTGACAATAAAAGTTGGAATGGAGGCGCAAGCCTATCCTATATCGAGCCAGTAAGTCAATTTGGAAAGATTGAGGTTTCTTATGATTACAACGTTAATACGTATGACAACAATCGTACTCAGGAAGCCTTTAATGAAGATGGGTCTTCTTTGGAAGATGATATTTATACCTTCGAGCGCGTTTATGACTATTCGTTCAGTACCCACCGCTTCGGTGCCAATTACAATTTTAACAACGACAAGATTAAGTATGCTATTGGTGCCTCCGTCCAACCTTCTATTCTCGATGGAGAAGCGCAAGTCGATGGTAATACTATCAATATCAACCGCAAAGGATTCAATTTTATCCCAATAGCTCGTTTTGAATACAAATTCAATCGTCAAAAAAATCTTCAAATCAACTACTCTGGAAATTCAAATGAACCTTCCATTACACAGATACAACCCTTTACAGACAATTCCAATCCCACAAGTATCGTCACCGGTAACCCCGATTTGGCTGCCGAATTTCGCCACAATCTGAGGTTTCGGTACAATGCTTCAGATTTCCAGAAAGGAAAGACGTTTTTCGTCATGCTAAATGGTACATTGACACAGGATAAGATTGTTTCCAATAATCTAAGAGCGAGGGATCCAGAACTGGGTATCATACAAGAGATAAATTATTTAAATGAAGATGGCGCATTTAGTTTAAACAGTTTCTATCATTATGGACGTTCCTTTAAGAGTAAGACCTACAATCTAAATTTTATGGGTGGCATTGGATATAACAACAACCCTTCCTATACCGACGGCGAATTAAATCTTGCTAAAAACTGGACGTTGAACCAAGGCGTAATGTTTCGATATAACCCTTCTGAAAACCTGGAAATTGGCCCTGGTTTTAGATACTCTTTAAATCACAACAACAATACCCTTAACAATCGTACTGTCGTGATGCAGTCTTATGCCCCGACCTTGATAGGGTCCGTCAATATTTCGCCAACTCTAATTTTTGGTGCGGATCTTTCTAAGACCTTTAACGACGGGAACGCTTATAGTGAAAATCCCTTTATTATCAATACCTACGTCGAGAAGAAATTTTTGAAGGCCAATCGGGCAACGCTAAGGTTGCAGGCCTATGATTTGCTGAATGAACAGACTAATATTTCGCGAACCATCAACGATATTCAGATTACTGATAGTCGCACCAATAGATTAGGGCGCTATTTCATTCTGATGTTTACGTACAAACTGTCCAAATTTGCAGGTGGAGTAGCTCCGCAGGAGGATAGCGGTTTCCCTGGTGGAATGCGTAGACCTCGCATGTAG
- a CDS encoding ribonuclease HII has protein sequence MLLSTFQDLLVEAGCDEAGRGCLAGPVFAAAVIFPKNYHHELLNDSKKLSEKKRMALRPIIEKEALAYAVASVSAEEIDKINIHNASYLAMHRALDQLEIKAEYIIVDGNRFIPYPDLAHTCIIKGDGKYLSIAAASILAKTYRDEYMMNIAAEYPTYDWLQNKGYPTVKHRNAVLEHGLTPHHRKTFRITDPQLKLF, from the coding sequence ATGTTATTATCTACTTTTCAGGATCTCTTAGTGGAGGCAGGGTGCGATGAGGCTGGAAGGGGCTGCCTAGCAGGTCCAGTATTTGCTGCTGCGGTCATTTTTCCTAAAAACTATCACCATGAATTGCTCAATGATTCCAAAAAATTGAGCGAAAAAAAAAGAATGGCTTTGCGCCCAATCATTGAAAAAGAGGCTCTTGCATATGCTGTGGCTAGCGTATCTGCGGAGGAAATTGACAAAATCAATATCCACAATGCCTCGTACTTGGCCATGCATAGAGCGCTTGACCAATTAGAGATCAAAGCGGAGTACATTATTGTGGATGGTAATCGATTCATTCCCTACCCAGACCTTGCGCATACGTGTATTATCAAAGGGGACGGGAAGTATTTATCTATTGCGGCGGCATCAATCTTAGCAAAGACCTATAGGGACGAATACATGATGAATATAGCGGCGGAATATCCAACGTATGATTGGCTACAAAACAAAGGCTACCCGACAGTGAAGCACCGCAACGCGGTCTTGGAACACGGGCTGACCCCACATCACAGAAAAACCTTTAGAATAACCGATCCGCAGCTCAAGTTATTCTAA
- a CDS encoding YfhO family protein, with the protein MKNWFKENAVHFAIIGIFIVLVFFYFTPIWQGKTLAQHDVLQAEASQKELFDYRAKDGHAPNWTNSMFGGMPTYQIWAEHSSNVGTYISRALKTVFPTPIDVVLLYLFGAYFLFSVLRVRPWLAAVGAIAVAFTSYNFIYIEAGHVNKAYAIAYMAPIIGAIILCYRGKYLLGGSILALTMALEIRVNHIQVTYYLFIALLILVGIELYHAIKEKRIKGFLQATGVQVIAVALAILVNASVLYPTYEYSKYSTRGKANIIKVDETNEQKGLDRSYAYDWSQGVGETMTFLIPNAYGGRTQGVFDEKSNVAKLFESKGTPTVQAAQIARQMPSYWGEKRITAGPWYFGAGVLFLFILGLFVVKGRIKWWIFSATVLIIFLSFGRHLPFISDLFFDYFPMYNKFRAVESILVIAALLIPVLAILCVNELLNQTAEDKSIQKKTLYTFIGIGGLCLLVALMPDMFLALRNSNHQALVDGLTREIGDRALANETVTAIVKDRAALASKDAWRSLFIVAITFGLVWFFLKKKLSYAVLVAGLGIVFLTDLWSVDKRYLNDDSFSNPSTARIAEREVDQLIRLDADPSYRVLDLTTSAFSDATASYFHKNLGGYHAAKMMRFQEILEHQFNGALNEDVLDMFNVRYLITADPSNGSQKVVRRSTAPGNAWFVEKVTFVKDNAEEMQAIGSFDPKKEAFINQEFKDRIDASRLGRPTNSTIALTSYHPDTLKYEYSAPNDALAVFSEVFYEKGWKAYIDGKEVPIIRADYILRALQVPGGNHKIEFIFAPQSVQVTNLLSAIASVILVLGLLGAVWIAVNNQKKKNIKTK; encoded by the coding sequence ATGAAAAATTGGTTTAAGGAAAACGCGGTACACTTTGCGATTATTGGAATATTCATCGTCCTGGTGTTTTTTTATTTCACACCGATCTGGCAAGGGAAGACCTTGGCGCAGCACGATGTGCTACAAGCAGAGGCAAGTCAGAAGGAGCTTTTTGATTATAGGGCAAAAGATGGCCATGCCCCTAATTGGACAAATTCCATGTTTGGCGGTATGCCGACATATCAGATTTGGGCCGAACACAGTAGCAATGTCGGGACATATATTTCCAGAGCGCTCAAGACGGTCTTTCCTACCCCCATTGATGTGGTGTTGCTGTATCTTTTCGGGGCATATTTTCTCTTTTCCGTACTCCGTGTTAGGCCATGGTTGGCTGCGGTCGGAGCCATAGCCGTAGCATTTACGTCCTATAATTTCATTTATATTGAAGCAGGGCACGTCAATAAAGCCTATGCCATTGCCTATATGGCTCCCATTATAGGTGCTATTATTCTCTGTTATCGAGGTAAGTATTTACTCGGTGGGTCTATTTTGGCGCTGACCATGGCTTTAGAGATACGGGTCAATCACATTCAGGTCACTTACTATCTTTTCATAGCGCTTTTAATCTTGGTTGGCATCGAATTGTATCATGCTATCAAAGAAAAGCGAATAAAAGGATTTCTACAAGCTACCGGCGTACAAGTCATTGCTGTAGCCTTGGCTATTTTGGTCAATGCTTCGGTTTTGTATCCCACCTATGAATATAGCAAATATTCGACTCGAGGAAAGGCGAATATAATTAAAGTCGATGAGACCAATGAGCAGAAAGGCCTAGATCGCAGTTATGCTTATGATTGGAGCCAGGGTGTCGGTGAGACTATGACCTTTTTGATTCCAAATGCTTATGGAGGTCGTACACAAGGTGTCTTCGACGAAAAATCCAATGTCGCTAAGCTTTTCGAATCTAAAGGAACCCCCACAGTACAGGCTGCCCAGATAGCGCGTCAAATGCCGTCATATTGGGGCGAAAAGCGGATTACCGCTGGACCATGGTATTTCGGGGCTGGAGTATTATTCCTCTTTATATTGGGGCTCTTCGTTGTTAAGGGGCGGATAAAATGGTGGATATTCAGTGCTACCGTACTTATTATTTTCTTGTCCTTTGGACGCCATCTACCATTTATATCGGATTTATTCTTCGATTACTTTCCGATGTATAACAAGTTTAGAGCCGTAGAATCCATTCTGGTCATAGCTGCTTTGTTGATTCCTGTATTAGCTATTTTGTGTGTAAATGAATTACTTAATCAGACAGCTGAGGATAAAAGCATACAGAAAAAAACCTTATATACTTTTATAGGAATTGGTGGACTTTGTCTATTGGTTGCCTTGATGCCTGATATGTTTTTAGCCCTCCGCAATTCGAACCATCAAGCACTAGTGGATGGGCTGACACGGGAGATTGGTGATCGCGCCCTTGCCAATGAGACTGTTACTGCTATTGTGAAGGATCGTGCGGCTCTCGCTAGTAAAGATGCATGGCGTTCTTTATTTATTGTCGCCATTACGTTTGGTCTAGTCTGGTTCTTTTTAAAGAAAAAACTTAGTTATGCAGTTCTTGTAGCAGGCTTAGGAATTGTGTTTTTGACAGATCTTTGGTCGGTCGATAAGCGTTATTTAAATGACGATTCCTTTTCAAATCCATCTACAGCTCGTATTGCTGAGCGAGAAGTTGATCAGCTCATCCGTTTGGATGCAGATCCAAGCTATCGTGTATTAGATTTGACGACCAGTGCATTTTCGGATGCCACTGCCTCTTACTTTCATAAGAATTTAGGTGGATATCACGCTGCCAAAATGATGCGGTTTCAGGAAATTCTAGAACATCAATTCAATGGAGCGTTAAACGAAGATGTTCTCGACATGTTTAATGTACGTTATTTGATTACAGCAGACCCTTCCAATGGGTCGCAAAAGGTGGTGCGGAGAAGCACAGCACCAGGCAATGCTTGGTTTGTGGAGAAGGTCACGTTTGTCAAAGACAATGCCGAAGAGATGCAAGCTATTGGTAGCTTTGATCCTAAAAAAGAAGCTTTTATCAATCAAGAATTTAAGGATAGGATAGATGCTAGTCGCTTAGGAAGGCCAACCAATTCAACCATAGCATTGACCTCTTATCATCCAGATACCTTGAAGTATGAGTACTCCGCTCCAAATGATGCACTTGCCGTGTTCTCAGAAGTGTTTTATGAAAAAGGATGGAAGGCATATATTGATGGAAAAGAAGTGCCCATCATTCGTGCAGATTACATCTTAAGAGCATTGCAAGTACCGGGTGGTAATCATAAGATTGAATTTATCTTCGCTCCACAATCGGTTCAAGTCACCAATCTTCTTTCCGCGATAGCCTCGGTAATTTTGGTATTGGGATTACTTGGCGCCGTATGGATTGCAGTCAACAATCAAAAAAAGAAGAATATAAAGACCAAATAA
- a CDS encoding potassium channel family protein, protein MKYIVLGLGHFGRSLAIHLTELGHEVIGADRNIAIVEQLKDRVTHTVCMDTTDRESVSSLPLRDSHAVIVAIGEDEGASMLTTALLKQLHVKRIIGRVVSDLQKTVMEAMAIDEYIMPEEEAAERLAMRLDNVDIVDSFKISDKYSIVETKVPPKYVGMTLQEANLTNTYGVIVLTTVSQNEVNEKGKTVLVKEATGIAKSDTLLREADILVLFGEFSNIKKLIQKGE, encoded by the coding sequence ATGAAATATATAGTATTGGGATTGGGACACTTTGGACGGTCATTAGCCATTCATCTTACTGAACTGGGGCACGAAGTAATCGGTGCTGATCGAAATATTGCCATTGTCGAGCAACTCAAAGATCGAGTCACACACACCGTTTGTATGGATACGACCGATCGAGAGTCCGTTAGCTCTTTACCGTTGCGGGATAGCCATGCCGTTATTGTAGCGATTGGCGAAGACGAGGGAGCCTCCATGTTGACCACCGCACTTTTGAAGCAGCTTCACGTGAAACGCATCATTGGACGAGTCGTTTCGGATCTTCAAAAAACCGTGATGGAAGCCATGGCTATTGATGAATACATTATGCCAGAAGAAGAGGCTGCAGAACGTTTGGCGATGAGGCTGGACAATGTGGATATCGTGGATTCTTTCAAAATTTCGGACAAATATAGCATCGTCGAGACGAAGGTACCACCCAAATATGTTGGCATGACATTGCAAGAAGCCAACTTGACCAATACTTATGGCGTTATTGTTCTGACAACAGTCAGCCAAAACGAGGTCAATGAAAAAGGCAAGACGGTGTTGGTAAAAGAAGCTACGGGCATTGCAAAATCTGATACTTTGCTCAGAGAGGCTGATATATTGGTGCTATTTGGCGAGTTTTCAAATATCAAAAAACTGATTCAAAAAGGAGAATAA
- a CDS encoding TrkH family potassium uptake protein: protein MLSFLKFIFKYNNRVVDIIMFYVSMICAFAVILHVGYITDAKLANIFENVIHAMFYGLFTLETFQTLSSILVQKKVKIQHIAGLTIIVYFFVIIIARLSGSESLSYLRQEEWVYLGIYLIFLSALSKNSLFFDNFYFNPTILFVISFLVFILIGTLLLMLPRTTLVAPLSFIDALFMATSAVCITGLSVTDISTNFSMFGQTVVLVLIQVGGLGIMTFTGFFGYFFSGGFSFKNQLMFGEILEENKLNSVISTLLTIIFITLLFEFIGAISIYFTLDARLFDSVGEQIFFSVFHAVSSFCNAGFSILENGIQHTDYRYNYNFQLALAMIFVFGGLGFGTVYNFYTYTKTKLQALFYKIVLKRNFVHKPWTFSFNSKFILICNLVVVVLATSSYFLFEYTKTLNQDHNLYGKMVSAFFMTNASRSAGFNSIDLNFLSGPTLIMITSLMWIGASPGSTGGGVKVTTVAIAILNIFSLARGKDSIDLFRRRIIPESVNKAFAIILLSVLTIGLSFVLLNFSDPSRSMKELLFEAVSAYTTCGLSLGVTPSLSPASKIIIITTMFVGRVGTLTLLVAFIKNIRNRNYVYPSEKILF, encoded by the coding sequence ATGTTAAGTTTCTTAAAGTTTATTTTCAAGTATAATAATCGGGTTGTAGATATCATCATGTTTTACGTGAGCATGATTTGTGCTTTTGCCGTTATTCTCCACGTGGGATATATTACTGACGCCAAGCTTGCCAACATTTTCGAGAATGTCATACATGCCATGTTTTATGGTCTTTTTACATTAGAGACCTTTCAGACCTTGTCCTCTATTTTGGTCCAAAAGAAAGTCAAAATTCAACATATCGCTGGATTGACAATTATCGTTTATTTCTTTGTCATCATCATTGCTAGACTTTCTGGTAGTGAGTCCTTATCCTATCTAAGGCAGGAAGAATGGGTATATCTCGGCATTTATCTTATATTTTTGTCCGCTTTATCCAAGAATAGTCTCTTCTTTGATAATTTCTATTTCAACCCTACCATTTTATTTGTCATCAGTTTTTTAGTTTTCATTCTGATAGGCACGTTGCTTTTGATGTTGCCCCGAACCACACTTGTAGCCCCCCTCTCCTTTATTGACGCCTTATTCATGGCGACGAGCGCCGTATGTATCACCGGGTTGTCTGTCACCGATATTTCGACCAATTTTTCGATGTTTGGGCAGACCGTTGTTCTTGTTCTGATTCAGGTCGGAGGGCTTGGCATCATGACATTTACAGGTTTTTTTGGTTATTTTTTCTCAGGTGGATTTTCCTTTAAGAACCAATTGATGTTTGGTGAGATTCTTGAAGAGAATAAGCTCAATTCGGTGATTAGCACTTTGCTTACCATTATCTTCATTACGTTACTTTTTGAATTTATTGGAGCCATTTCTATTTACTTCACCCTAGATGCTCGGCTATTCGATTCTGTCGGCGAGCAGATTTTTTTCTCCGTTTTTCATGCCGTATCTTCGTTTTGTAATGCAGGATTTTCTATTTTGGAGAACGGTATTCAACATACGGACTATCGCTATAATTATAACTTTCAACTAGCTTTGGCGATGATTTTTGTTTTTGGCGGGTTAGGGTTTGGGACTGTTTATAATTTTTATACCTACACCAAGACCAAGCTCCAGGCACTATTCTATAAGATTGTTCTTAAACGTAATTTTGTCCACAAGCCTTGGACATTTAGCTTCAATTCGAAGTTTATTCTTATCTGTAACTTAGTTGTAGTAGTCCTTGCGACGAGTTCCTACTTTTTATTTGAGTACACCAAGACCTTGAATCAAGATCATAATCTATATGGGAAGATGGTATCCGCTTTTTTTATGACAAATGCCTCCAGATCGGCAGGGTTCAACAGTATAGACCTTAATTTTTTAAGCGGCCCCACCTTGATTATGATCACCTCTCTGATGTGGATTGGAGCTTCTCCTGGTTCGACAGGAGGGGGAGTCAAGGTAACGACAGTTGCCATCGCTATTCTCAATATTTTCTCCTTAGCCAGAGGTAAGGATTCTATCGATTTATTTAGACGGCGCATTATTCCGGAATCTGTTAATAAGGCTTTTGCTATCATTCTACTTTCTGTTTTGACAATTGGATTATCTTTTGTGTTACTTAATTTTTCTGACCCAAGTAGGAGTATGAAGGAGCTGCTTTTCGAAGCCGTTTCTGCCTATACCACTTGTGGACTTTCTTTGGGCGTGACCCCATCTTTAAGTCCAGCAAGTAAAATCATTATCATTACCACCATGTTTGTTGGACGTGTGGGCACGCTCACCTTACTTGTGGCCTTTATTAAAAATATCCGAAATCGGAATTATGTATATCCGAGCGAAAAAATTCTATTTTAG